The stretch of DNA ACAAAATTTAATTCTTACTTTTCTAAAATAAAAACAAATTGGACTCTTATTCTTTTGAAGAAAGAATGTAGAGGAAACCATCCGCGCCATTTCTCTTTCAAAGTAAATAAAAGGGTCTCAACAAGTTTGTTAGACCTTGTGCGATGCAAGGTCCTTAAAGAAAATAAATCGGTTTTTTCTTAAACATCGATACTTATTTGTAGAGAATAGATGCTTAATTAGACCCTCTTCTATAGAGATACGCGATGATGCTTAAGAAAAACTTGATTTATTCCACAAAGCATCTTATATTGTACAGTGCCTTAGTGTGATATATATAGCTTGTAAAACCATTCAACCACCACGGTTGAAAAACCATAGATGAAGTGGCATGGTCCATCGTAGTTTTGGCGCCTGCAATCCTTCCACCCAGACGGCCGTGTACGCATTTGTACTCTTGTACGCATCATGTGTAGTCCATGTGATGGACGGCATCATGCAGTCATGCTGCAGCTTGCAGCCGGTATTCTAGCAAGTACCACAGAGCTACTAGATGTCTAGATCTGATGGTAGTTTTGCAATGAGATTCAGAAGGAAAACAAATATTCAATCTTCTCCAAAGTCAAATAACGACTAGTCAAAAGAAACAGCGGTACGCTCGCAGGAGAGGATACCAATTTCAAAAGAGCAGATCTCAGTGAAGTCCATACGGCTTCTTCCCACATGTTCAACAGTTTCAATCCAAGAAGAACATGGTTCAGAGTTGTTGTTTTTAGCGGTATAATCATGCTTTGGAGTAGGTTGCCCTCGAAAAGTAAGCTGTTATTATTGAGTAATGTAAACGAACATGGCTTCCcgccaaaaaaaatataaaatggcTAAACCATGACAAAGCGATGGATCATTCACCCTTTTCTTCTCTACAGTAAAAAAATAGGGGCAAAGCGAATCATAATCAGGGAGACAGAGAGTGCTAAACTTCACATGGTATGGCACTAAACAGAATCTTAATCATCGTTCCCGCGAATTCTCGGAGGAAGGACACTTGCTAATTATCAATAGCCAAGGGTGTATCATCAGACACCTCTGATACAAATATTCTGCTCTTCAAAGGCAACCACCCATCTGTTGACCAACCCATATGAGATGCTGATGTGAGCTAAGAATAGAGAGGTTGAAAAAAAAAATACCAAATACGATTACTAAGGGTTCAAAGCAAAATAATTCACTTGATCACTATGTACCACTTTTTTCTTTCTTATATACGCACAATTTGTATCTGTACAATTCAGGTTTGCAGAGGGATTGACCAGAAGCACGAGCAGGTTCTAGCTCAGAGTCTCTTTGATACAAAAGTGTACGGTACCAAAAGATTTCAATTAGAGCGGTGATTGGCCTGCAGCATTGGCAAAGAACGACAGTTATGTGTGCTGCCTTATGCTGATTAGCTCGATGTCGAAGATGACAGTTCCAAGGGTTGAACCCTCGCCATTTGCGAGGCGCGTCGGATTGAATATAGTAGTAAATAATCTCTGCCGATCAAAGAACTGCACATGAAACAACAGGAAGATTTAGAACCTCCGCGGTGTCTTGTCAAATACATATGCAAGACTCAAGTGGGGATTTTCTTATTCTAAACATCCATATGCATGAGTTGTTAAAACACTAACACATCTCTGAATGCATGGTGTGTGCAACAGAAAGGAACAAGTTGGAAGCTAGGAGTTGCTTATGGTGGAGAAACTCCAGGTGATCATGAACGAAATGATATAACAGATGAAGAATTCTAGGGTCTGGATAGCACGGAAGTTACATTAGGAGGAATTGGTTCCTGTGATGTGTTTTGGTATCCCTGTGTTGGCGGAATGACAACACGGCGAAGACCACCGACTCTCATGGACTTCACTGCTGCTTCAATACCAGGTATAACCTGCAGGGCTCATGCATTAAATTATGGCAAGACTATCAgcctgaacaagaatctacagatGAAATTCCGAAGAAATGTATTGAGAGGAACATCAGATACAAGAAAGATATCCATCCAGATTATGGCGAACCTCATTATGGCAAGATTACTTCGGAATTTAAGTGAACATCCAGAGCCATAACAAGATAAACTTGTTTTAAGGCGCATTCAACCGTTCTGAAGCTAATTTTCAGTTAGTCTGCGATGACTATGCACCACAAAATAGCAAGCGCAGCTGCTATCATAAAATCAAACATGTGCACAGCAGTGCACAGTGTACTCTCTCATCCTTATTATTTAACCACCGGAACTCTGCGCCATGACTTAGGCATGCTTCtaagcaaatactatggtttaaaaAAAGGAAATACAAAGCTCATTAGCTACtagtccctccgttccgaattacttgtcgcaggtatggatgtatctagatgtattttagttctagatacatccatttctgcgatgagtaatttggaaccgagggagtaaaaTAGAAAACTCTAGTATGCTGTAGCCCCAACCTTTCACCAAAAAGCTCAAATAATATAGTGTAGTATCAGCAGCATAAGATGTGCTCACTTATTTCTGCAAAGAGTTTTAACAAAATTCTTGTCTCACCTTTCCAGACCCGATGGTAAAGACAAAAGGTATCGGATCACCGGTCGCGTCCTTGTGATCATAGGTTGAGTCGAAGCGCCAGCCTTGCTTCGCAGCCAGCCTTCCATAGTAGTGGATTGCAACCTTGAGCCATAAGAACATTTTTGGAAAAAACAGGGAAACCATAAGAACATATTTTGTACCTACTAAAAATTAACATCATTCCAGCCTTTTTTTTACTAGAATGATGTTAAGAAATCCCTGCACTACTATGCATACCATCATCTATAATAAGAAGAAAACCATAGTCTTGTCTGTATCATGGCTAAGTATGGGCAGTGGAGCAGTAAACTAGAGCAATATTTGGTTTTGAAGGTGTAAACTTGGTTAATGGGGACAAGTAAGAAAGGGTGCTGCTAATAAGCACAAACTGTGCAGAAAGGCACCGCTTGTACCTGGTCTCCGTCGACTGGGACCTCGCCGGAACCCTCCCGCAGCTCTAGGGCCTTCACGCCGCCGGAGCTAGGGATCTCGGTGAATCgagaggccgcggcggaggcggcggccgtggGGAGTGCGGATGCGGCGGAGGCCAGGAGGAGGTGCCTTCTAGTGGCCGTCAGAGGTGGTGCTGTAGCTAGGGTCACGGGTTTTGTTTTCGCGGGAGGCGGCGGCACGGCGCCGGCCACCGCGGAGACGGAAGGGATGACCATGGACGCCGCTACTGTTCCTATTAtttcctctttctttttctttgcttTTGGGTTAGCTTTGAAATTCAACCTCTTTTCCAATTTCCAAAGCGCTGAATTTTATTTACTTAGAAGGAAGATGAGAAAAAAAAACTGATGAAATTATGCCCTTAGATATTGGGGTCTTGTTTTTGGAGTTCGAAAAAATTCAAAGGGGGGTTTAACTGTTCACTTAAATGAATTGCATTATTTATGGATGGA from Triticum dicoccoides isolate Atlit2015 ecotype Zavitan chromosome 6A, WEW_v2.0, whole genome shotgun sequence encodes:
- the LOC119316056 gene encoding peptidyl-prolyl cis-trans isomerase FKBP17-1, chloroplastic-like: MVIPSVSAVAGAVPPPPAKTKPVTLATAPPLTATRRHLLLASAASALPTAAASAAASRFTEIPSSGGVKALELREGSGEVPVDGDQVAIHYYGRLAAKQGWRFDSTYDHKDATGDPIPFVFTIGSGKVIPGIEAAVKSMRVGGLRRVVIPPTQGYQNTSQEPIPPNFFDRQRLFTTIFNPTRLANGEGSTLGTVIFDIELISIRQHT